The Psychrosphaera ytuae genome includes a region encoding these proteins:
- a CDS encoding retropepsin-like aspartic protease family protein, with protein sequence MSSDNVKIGKRFAYIFWILLMMIMFAFFSNQLELQDNPNQRPESFVDGSETVLILKQNRKGHYVTNGYINGQEVVFLLDTGATDVAIPRQVADRLLLNQGAPVRVSTANGVATAYRTSINELEIGKLSLQNVRATIVPGMPGEQVLLGMSALRQVSFSQTGNELTIRFNRFDY encoded by the coding sequence ATGAGCAGTGACAATGTAAAAATAGGAAAGCGCTTTGCGTATATCTTTTGGATACTATTGATGATGATCATGTTTGCGTTTTTTTCGAATCAATTAGAGCTGCAAGACAACCCAAATCAGCGCCCAGAGAGTTTTGTTGATGGCAGCGAGACGGTTTTAATTTTAAAACAAAATCGCAAAGGTCATTACGTCACAAACGGTTATATAAATGGTCAAGAAGTGGTGTTTTTACTTGATACAGGGGCGACGGACGTCGCAATTCCAAGACAAGTCGCAGACCGTTTATTGTTAAACCAAGGCGCGCCAGTACGAGTCAGTACCGCAAACGGTGTCGCAACAGCCTATCGCACATCCATCAATGAATTGGAAATAGGTAAGCTGTCACTACAAAATGTGCGTGCAACCATAGTGCCGGGAATGCCAGGTGAACAAGTGTTGCTTGGAATGAGTGCCTTGCGTCAAGTCTCGTTTAGCCAAACGGGCAATGAACTAACGATTAGATTTAATCGTTTTGATTATTAA